In one Mucilaginibacter ginsenosidivorax genomic region, the following are encoded:
- a CDS encoding DUF2256 domain-containing protein — MAAKNLPHKTCSVCKKPFSWRKKWEKCWEDVKYCSERCRRNK; from the coding sequence ATGGCTGCAAAAAACTTGCCTCATAAAACCTGTTCAGTTTGCAAAAAGCCTTTTAGCTGGCGCAAAAAATGGGAAAAATGTTGGGAAGATGTCAAATATTGCAGCGAACGATGCAGGAGAAATAAATAA
- a CDS encoding 5'-nucleotidase, lipoprotein e(P4) family: MKKIHLLPIILLFTACATTKPVATNSAASITNNGKVWGSIWQQRAAEYKALCFQAYNIARLRVDEGVKNSGSKPLAIVTDIDETLLDNSPYDAARALQNKDYTDATWKEWTDKAVADTVPGAPAFFKYAASKGVTIFYITNRNENERATTLKNLQLYGLPNADDAHLQLKTSTSSKEARRLNVLKTHNILLLCGDNLPDFDVLYDNHPMEESRVATTQKLETEFGSRYIIIPNPSYGDFEGALFGFNYKLTNAQKDSIIRAKIKTDK; encoded by the coding sequence ATGAAAAAAATACACCTACTGCCCATAATTCTGTTATTTACAGCCTGTGCCACAACAAAACCCGTAGCTACAAACAGCGCCGCATCCATCACCAATAATGGCAAAGTATGGGGCTCTATATGGCAACAGCGCGCCGCAGAGTATAAGGCTTTATGTTTCCAGGCGTATAACATTGCCAGGCTTAGGGTTGATGAAGGTGTAAAAAATTCCGGCAGCAAGCCGCTGGCCATTGTTACCGATATTGATGAAACCTTGCTGGATAATAGCCCCTATGATGCAGCCCGTGCCCTGCAAAATAAAGACTACACCGATGCCACCTGGAAGGAGTGGACCGACAAGGCTGTGGCCGATACGGTACCCGGCGCCCCGGCATTTTTTAAATACGCGGCGTCAAAAGGCGTCACTATTTTTTACATCACCAACCGTAACGAAAATGAGCGGGCTACAACCCTTAAAAACCTGCAATTATATGGCTTGCCAAACGCCGACGACGCACACCTGCAATTAAAAACATCAACATCAAGCAAAGAGGCGCGACGGTTAAATGTTTTAAAAACCCATAATATCCTGCTGCTTTGCGGCGACAATCTGCCCGATTTTGACGTGCTGTATGATAACCACCCGATGGAGGAAAGCCGGGTAGCCACCACTCAAAAACTGGAAACGGAATTTGGCAGCAGGTACATCATCATCCCTAATCCATCTTATGGTGATTTTGAGGGTGCGCTTTTCGGGTTTAACTATAAGCTTACAAACGCACAAAAGGATTCAATTATCAGGGCTAAAATCAAGACGGATAAGTAA
- the msrA gene encoding peptide-methionine (S)-S-oxide reductase MsrA: MPSNIQKITFGNGCFWCTEAIFQSLKGVISVTSGYMGGHVDNPTYKQVCTGTTGHAEVIELEYDADVLSLDELLLFFFKTHNPTTLNRQGNDVGTQYRSAIFYTTAEQKDAAIAMINTLTNEKVFDSPIVTEVTPASQFYKAEDYHQNYFNDNPGQSYCAFVIQPKLNKFAKEFTDKIKPELL, from the coding sequence ATGCCTTCAAATATTCAAAAAATAACTTTTGGCAATGGGTGCTTTTGGTGCACCGAAGCCATTTTCCAATCGCTTAAGGGAGTAATTTCAGTAACATCGGGCTACATGGGCGGCCATGTTGATAACCCCACCTATAAACAGGTTTGCACCGGCACCACGGGCCATGCCGAGGTTATTGAACTGGAGTACGATGCCGATGTATTGTCGCTGGATGAACTGTTGCTGTTTTTTTTTAAAACCCATAACCCAACAACACTTAATCGCCAGGGTAATGACGTAGGTACGCAATACCGCTCAGCCATTTTTTATACAACCGCCGAGCAAAAGGACGCAGCCATTGCCATGATTAATACCCTAACCAACGAAAAGGTTTTTGACAGCCCGATAGTAACCGAGGTAACGCCGGCCAGCCAGTTTTATAAGGCCGAAGATTATCATCAAAATTATTTTAACGATAATCCGGGGCAGTCGTACTGCGCATTTGTTATCCAGCCTAAACTCAATAAATTTGCCAAAGAGTTTACGGACAAAATTAAGCCGGAGCTGTTGTAA
- a CDS encoding glycosyltransferase family 87 protein, with protein MIQKLSKLIYNKPFVYAAWFGLSFLIVLKEILNHQGFNNYTIFKYNFLHTLHQQNLYAAYPEHYYDLNHYGPIFSIIFAPFTFFPDYVGIMFWVMFNAFVLFKAIQLLPLKQNQYVIVLLICAHELMTASANVQSNPLVAGLIILSFNFINKKQDFWAALMIALGTFIKLYGIVGLAFFFFSDNKLKFIASFIFWSVVMFVLPMLISSPAFIVQSYRDWYVDLKGKNLQNEGSIMQDICVMGFFRKILNYPGLKNAVVIIPAMALFALSYLRINCFKSTPYRLLILSSALIFAVIFSSGSESPTYIIAFAGVGIWFMNLDRPVTGFEIFLLVMAIILTTLSPSDLFPRSIRETYVLPYKLKSLPCFLIWLKIVYETLSRNFAKPETRPVL; from the coding sequence ATGATTCAAAAATTATCCAAACTCATTTATAATAAACCCTTTGTATATGCCGCATGGTTTGGTTTGAGTTTCCTTATTGTGCTAAAAGAGATCCTGAACCACCAGGGTTTTAATAACTACACCATTTTTAAATACAATTTTTTACATACGCTGCACCAGCAAAACCTGTATGCCGCGTACCCTGAACATTATTACGACCTGAATCATTACGGCCCTATATTTTCAATCATATTTGCACCCTTTACGTTTTTTCCTGATTACGTGGGCATTATGTTTTGGGTAATGTTTAACGCGTTTGTGCTGTTTAAAGCTATCCAGCTACTGCCGCTGAAGCAAAATCAATATGTGATTGTACTACTTATTTGCGCCCACGAATTAATGACGGCATCGGCCAATGTGCAAAGTAATCCATTGGTGGCGGGACTTATTATTTTAAGTTTCAACTTCATCAACAAAAAGCAGGATTTTTGGGCAGCACTAATGATTGCGTTGGGCACGTTCATCAAATTGTACGGTATTGTTGGCCTGGCGTTCTTCTTTTTTTCCGATAACAAACTAAAGTTCATTGCCAGCTTTATTTTTTGGTCGGTAGTAATGTTTGTGTTACCGATGCTCATCTCGTCGCCGGCGTTTATTGTGCAATCCTACCGCGACTGGTATGTAGACCTAAAAGGCAAAAACTTACAAAACGAAGGCTCTATTATGCAGGATATTTGCGTAATGGGCTTTTTCCGCAAAATATTAAACTACCCGGGGCTAAAAAACGCGGTGGTAATTATCCCGGCAATGGCGTTGTTCGCCCTTTCATACCTGCGGATAAACTGTTTTAAATCGACACCTTACCGTTTACTTATCCTGTCATCGGCACTAATATTTGCCGTAATTTTTAGCAGCGGATCCGAGTCGCCCACCTATATTATCGCATTCGCGGGTGTAGGCATTTGGTTTATGAATTTAGACAGACCTGTAACCGGTTTTGAAATATTTTTGCTGGTGATGGCCATCATTTTAACTACCCTGTCGCCCTCCGATCTTTTCCCAAGATCCATCCGCGAAACGTACGTATTGCCATACAAATTAAAGTCGCTGCCCTGTTTTTTAATATGGCTGAAAATAGTGTATGAAACACTAAGCAGGAACTTTGCAAAGCCAGAAACCAGGCCTGTTTTATAA
- a CDS encoding glycosyltransferase family 2 protein — protein MIPDLKMKLSVIIPCHNEQNNVGFLIQALTKTLNETEYNFELIFVDDGSSDDTVNEIKFNAGIYPNVFYIELSKNFGKDNALKAGISMATGSAVITMDADMQHPPGMIIKMLQFWEEGYDIVYTYRENANPHAKLYQKVTSRLFYKGINMLSDIKLEDGTSDFRLMDERVIKDLKLIDEHELFLRGIIKWAGFKQAGIPYTPSKRHTGEVSYSFAKLVKLAIGSIMAFSARPLYIMTGVGLTVSLMTIFYIPYVLISFAEGYAVNGWASIIATIAFFGGLQLMVLSIIGVYVGKIFMQSKARPNYLIRSTNLVNVNNDLIRV, from the coding sequence ATGATTCCCGATTTAAAGATGAAACTCTCTGTGATTATTCCCTGCCATAACGAGCAGAATAATGTGGGATTTCTGATTCAGGCACTTACCAAAACGTTAAACGAAACCGAATATAATTTCGAGTTGATTTTTGTTGATGACGGCAGCAGCGACGATACCGTGAACGAAATTAAATTCAACGCCGGCATTTATCCCAATGTTTTTTACATCGAACTTTCAAAAAACTTTGGGAAAGATAACGCGTTGAAAGCCGGCATTAGCATGGCTACCGGCAGCGCCGTAATAACTATGGATGCCGATATGCAGCATCCGCCCGGTATGATCATTAAAATGCTGCAATTTTGGGAAGAAGGTTATGACATTGTTTATACCTACCGGGAAAATGCGAACCCGCACGCCAAATTATATCAAAAGGTAACCTCCAGACTTTTTTACAAAGGGATAAATATGCTATCAGATATCAAACTGGAAGATGGCACTTCCGATTTCAGGTTGATGGACGAAAGGGTTATCAAGGACTTAAAGCTTATTGACGAACACGAACTTTTTTTGAGAGGTATTATTAAATGGGCGGGCTTTAAACAAGCAGGCATCCCCTATACACCATCAAAAAGGCATACCGGCGAAGTAAGTTATTCTTTTGCCAAACTGGTAAAACTGGCCATTGGCAGTATTATGGCTTTCAGTGCAAGGCCTTTGTATATCATGACAGGTGTGGGCTTAACAGTTTCCCTCATGACAATCTTTTACATCCCTTACGTTTTAATTAGCTTTGCCGAAGGTTACGCCGTTAACGGGTGGGCATCTATTATAGCTACCATCGCATTTTTTGGGGGTCTGCAGTTAATGGTATTAAGCATCATTGGCGTATATGTAGGCAAAATATTTATGCAGTCAAAAGCACGTCCAAATTATCTCATCAGGTCTACCAACCTTGTAAATGTAAATAATGATCTTATTAGGGTTTGA
- a CDS encoding polysaccharide deacetylase family protein translates to MILLGFDIEEFDMPLEYGKQISFAEQLSISTQGTNVILAILKAAKIKATFFCTANYAVQKPEVISQIVSEGHEIASHGYYHSDFKPEHLAQSKTKLEEISRAEVTGFRMARMMPVDEQEIAKAGYTYNSSINPTFIPGRYNNFGKPRSWFYEQGVLQIPASVSPLIRFPLFWLSFHNLPMGLLKWMSGITHKKDGYLNLYFHPWEFTNLHDARFGFPKYVVKNSGQPFANRLEEFINWGKSKGYEFMRTDEFAKGVDKKKLTLIA, encoded by the coding sequence ATGATCTTATTAGGGTTTGATATCGAGGAGTTTGACATGCCATTGGAGTATGGCAAACAAATATCGTTCGCCGAGCAGCTGTCTATATCAACCCAGGGTACTAACGTTATTTTGGCCATATTAAAAGCGGCAAAAATTAAGGCTACCTTTTTTTGTACAGCAAATTATGCTGTACAAAAACCCGAAGTTATTAGCCAGATTGTAAGCGAAGGCCATGAAATAGCCTCGCACGGTTACTATCATTCAGATTTTAAACCCGAGCACCTGGCGCAATCAAAAACCAAACTTGAAGAAATATCCAGGGCCGAAGTAACCGGCTTCCGTATGGCCAGGATGATGCCGGTTGATGAACAGGAGATAGCTAAGGCGGGCTATACCTATAATTCATCTATTAACCCCACATTTATCCCCGGCAGGTACAATAACTTTGGCAAGCCCCGCAGCTGGTTTTATGAACAGGGTGTGTTACAGATTCCGGCATCGGTATCGCCGTTGATCCGTTTCCCGTTATTTTGGCTCAGCTTTCATAACCTGCCTATGGGGCTGTTAAAGTGGATGAGCGGCATCACCCATAAAAAGGATGGCTACCTTAACCTGTATTTTCACCCCTGGGAATTTACCAACCTGCACGATGCCCGGTTTGGGTTTCCCAAATATGTGGTCAAAAATTCGGGGCAACCTTTTGCAAACAGGCTGGAAGAGTTTATCAACTGGGGAAAATCAAAGGGCTACGAATTTATGCGGACAGATGAATTTGCCAAAGGGGTAGATAAAAAGAAGCTCACCTTAATTGCTTAG
- a CDS encoding LysR family transcriptional regulator, translating into MVNLEWFRTFKAIYETGSLTGAAESLFISQPGVSLHLSSLESYVGYKLFDRSSRKMVSTERAKILYNYIQESICKLEEAERHFHKSTEKDVPTISIGMCFETFQFTLESYLPTLPFNVIIKFGDYPQMLADLDSGILDMIITPQKGDYKALEYKPFFKERIVVLAGPQTDVEEFNKLLKTKDLPKIQDWLKAQTWYGSSGDMEHLRRFWHTNFGKRPDFKPNFIVPNMGSIIRCLSGGKGIAVIPDFLSKTERDLGNIKLLWEGYNIIENTLYFGTRKKSIYAREVAMVQEIFEREMV; encoded by the coding sequence ATGGTGAATTTAGAATGGTTCCGTACGTTTAAGGCGATATATGAAACAGGTTCGTTAACCGGCGCGGCCGAATCTTTGTTTATTTCGCAGCCCGGGGTAAGCCTGCATTTAAGCTCGCTTGAAAGTTATGTGGGCTACAAACTGTTTGATCGCTCATCGCGCAAAATGGTATCAACCGAGCGGGCTAAGATATTGTATAACTATATACAGGAGTCGATTTGTAAGTTAGAGGAAGCCGAACGGCATTTTCATAAAAGTACCGAAAAAGATGTGCCTACCATCAGTATAGGCATGTGTTTTGAAACTTTTCAGTTTACACTGGAATCGTACCTGCCCACGCTACCCTTTAACGTGATCATTAAATTTGGGGATTATCCTCAGATGCTGGCCGATTTGGATAGCGGTATCCTGGATATGATCATCACCCCTCAAAAAGGTGATTATAAGGCTTTGGAATATAAACCGTTTTTTAAAGAGCGGATTGTAGTACTTGCCGGCCCGCAAACCGATGTGGAAGAATTTAACAAGTTACTCAAAACAAAAGATTTGCCCAAAATACAGGATTGGTTAAAGGCCCAAACCTGGTATGGCTCGTCGGGCGATATGGAGCACCTACGGCGTTTCTGGCACACCAATTTTGGTAAACGCCCCGATTTTAAACCCAATTTTATAGTGCCCAACATGGGTTCCATCATCCGCTGCCTTAGCGGTGGCAAGGGTATTGCCGTAATCCCCGATTTTTTATCAAAAACCGAGCGCGACCTGGGGAACATTAAACTGCTTTGGGAAGGTTATAATATTATAGAAAATACCCTGTACTTTGGCACACGCAAAAAATCAATCTATGCCCGTGAAGTAGCTATGGTGCAGGAAATTTTTGAACGCGAAATGGTGTAA
- a CDS encoding NAD(P)H-dependent oxidoreductase — protein MKNIFVINGGQIFAHSGGQFNKTLLDTTVKYFEENPDFEVRSTDINNAYDPAQEAENYKWADVIIYHTPVWWFQLPYGFKKYIDEVFTAGYQNGIYRSDGRTAENPGINYGTGGLMHGKKYLLTTSWNAPLTAFTLPGEFFNEHSVDEGPLFGFHRMNAFTGMEPLESMHFYDVMKNANIATNLQNYQEHLNKLFIKNHNNHESVLNSLSEV, from the coding sequence ATGAAAAATATATTTGTTATAAATGGCGGGCAGATCTTCGCCCATTCGGGCGGCCAGTTCAATAAAACATTGCTGGATACGACTGTAAAATATTTTGAGGAAAACCCTGATTTTGAAGTGCGGTCCACGGATATCAACAACGCTTATGACCCAGCACAGGAGGCCGAAAACTACAAATGGGCCGACGTAATTATTTACCATACGCCGGTTTGGTGGTTTCAATTGCCTTATGGTTTTAAAAAGTATATTGATGAGGTTTTTACAGCTGGCTATCAAAATGGTATTTACCGCAGCGATGGCCGCACGGCCGAAAACCCCGGCATTAACTATGGTACCGGCGGCTTAATGCATGGCAAAAAATACCTGCTAACCACCTCATGGAACGCCCCTTTAACAGCCTTTACCCTGCCTGGCGAATTTTTTAATGAGCACAGCGTTGATGAAGGCCCGTTGTTTGGCTTTCACCGCATGAATGCCTTTACCGGTATGGAACCGTTAGAAAGCATGCATTTTTATGATGTGATGAAAAACGCTAACATTGCAACCAACCTGCAAAATTACCAGGAGCATTTAAACAAGCTATTTATCAAAAACCACAACAACCATGAAAGTGTACTTAACAGCCTTAGTGAAGTGTAA
- a CDS encoding putative quinol monooxygenase produces the protein MKVYLTALVKCKPSNTGELKGYLEQLVAASNQEEACLQYELYQSTDDDTQFIFHETWTSQEGLDVHNQQPHIKKFVAQAGPILDGGVTIYKTNRVA, from the coding sequence ATGAAAGTGTACTTAACAGCCTTAGTGAAGTGTAAACCGAGTAATACCGGCGAGCTAAAAGGTTACCTTGAGCAGCTGGTAGCAGCATCAAACCAAGAGGAAGCCTGCCTGCAATATGAGCTATACCAATCAACAGATGATGATACCCAGTTTATTTTCCACGAAACATGGACCAGCCAGGAAGGTTTGGATGTACATAACCAGCAACCGCACATCAAAAAATTTGTAGCACAAGCCGGCCCGATACTTGATGGCGGAGTTACGATTTATAAAACCAACAGGGTAGCTTAA
- a CDS encoding DoxX family membrane protein, with product MKIAVLIARILLGLVFVVFGLNFFFHFIPMTGQPPMPPKAQAFSGGLFGSGYFFQYMKVIEIVGGLFLLINRYTALFVLVLFPISLNIFLFHTLLAPAGMPIGLAVVILNLFLGIAYFKYYKSIFTATPTL from the coding sequence ATGAAAATTGCAGTATTAATTGCCCGCATATTGCTGGGCCTGGTATTCGTGGTATTTGGTCTTAATTTCTTTTTCCATTTTATCCCGATGACTGGCCAACCACCAATGCCACCTAAAGCCCAGGCTTTCAGCGGCGGGTTATTTGGCTCGGGTTACTTTTTTCAGTACATGAAAGTTATCGAGATTGTTGGCGGCCTCTTTTTACTCATTAACCGGTACACCGCCTTGTTTGTACTTGTACTTTTCCCTATTTCGTTAAATATCTTTCTTTTTCATACCCTGCTGGCACCTGCCGGTATGCCAATTGGGTTGGCAGTTGTTATCTTGAACCTGTTTTTAGGCATTGCTTATTTTAAATATTACAAAAGTATTTTTACAGCAACACCAACATTGTAA
- a CDS encoding TonB-dependent receptor: MKKIIVFFTALLYTATAYAQDTFKAIIKDAKTNETLIGATALLQGINKGATADAAGLIVLTNIPAGKQVIRFSYIGYETRLDTLTFPFTQTEPMTILLQPKGEGDGEELGEVTVSSTRSSRTIANIPTRVEVISGEELDEKANMKPGDIRMMLAESTGIQTQQTSATSNNSSIRIQGLDGKYTQIIRDGFPLYSGFSGGLGLLQIAPLDLKQVEVIKGSSSTLYGGGAIAGLVNLISKTPTDQRQLNFLLNGTSALGLDASGFYSQKFKKVGATIFAAYNHGTAYDPAHIDLTAIPKYNRFTLNPKLFFYLDDKTTLITGINSTIENRIGGDLHYIEGDGNAQHSYFEKNKTGRYSTQLELDRNLSDKEKLVVKNSVSYFDRAINLPDYRFSGLQFSTYSEATYSRKSERFDWVAGLNYLSEKFSEDKNSSFALRDYSYNTIGGFIQNTWDATEKLTIESGLRGDYHNRYGFFILPRISALLKINSHFSTRLGGGLGYKAPTVFTEDAERIQFRNVLPIDVKNTTAERSYGASYDLNYRTGLFDDKVSFSINQLFFYTRIEKPILLASLPDGNLQYQQPRGDLNTKGLETNVKLTYADFKLFIGYTLADVTQHTGNNITTYPLVSKHRLNNVLVYELENKLKIGLEAYYFSQQRLNDGTTGRGYWTTGLMAEKIWERFSLFINFENLTDTRQTKFDAIYTGSITNPVFKDIYVPLDGFVINGGIKIRL, from the coding sequence ATGAAAAAAATTATAGTGTTTTTTACAGCACTTTTATATACTGCTACGGCGTATGCCCAGGATACGTTTAAGGCAATTATTAAAGACGCCAAAACTAACGAAACCCTTATTGGTGCAACAGCATTACTACAAGGCATTAATAAAGGGGCTACTGCCGATGCCGCAGGCCTTATTGTATTAACCAATATACCCGCCGGTAAACAGGTTATCCGCTTTAGTTATATAGGTTATGAAACCCGGCTGGATACTTTAACATTCCCGTTTACACAAACAGAGCCAATGACCATCTTGTTACAACCTAAAGGAGAAGGTGATGGCGAGGAGCTGGGCGAGGTTACCGTTTCATCAACCCGAAGCAGCCGCACCATTGCCAATATACCTACCCGGGTGGAGGTGATATCGGGCGAAGAACTTGACGAAAAAGCCAATATGAAACCAGGCGATATCAGGATGATGCTGGCCGAAAGCACGGGCATACAAACACAGCAAACATCGGCTACCAGCAATAACTCCAGTATTCGCATCCAGGGGCTCGATGGTAAGTACACACAAATTATACGGGATGGTTTCCCGCTGTACTCCGGATTTTCGGGCGGTTTGGGTTTGCTGCAGATAGCTCCGCTCGATTTAAAACAGGTGGAAGTTATTAAAGGTTCGTCGTCAACACTGTATGGTGGTGGCGCCATAGCGGGCCTGGTTAACTTAATATCTAAAACCCCAACAGATCAAAGGCAACTCAACTTCCTGTTAAACGGCACATCGGCCCTGGGTTTGGATGCCAGCGGCTTTTATTCACAGAAGTTTAAAAAGGTAGGCGCCACTATATTTGCGGCCTATAATCACGGCACAGCTTATGACCCGGCCCACATTGATTTAACGGCCATCCCTAAGTACAATCGTTTTACACTCAATCCCAAATTGTTTTTTTATCTTGATGATAAAACCACGCTGATAACCGGCATCAACAGCACTATTGAAAACCGCATAGGGGGCGACCTGCATTATATTGAAGGCGACGGTAATGCGCAGCATAGTTATTTTGAAAAAAACAAGACGGGCAGGTACAGCACCCAGCTGGAGCTTGACCGCAACCTAAGCGATAAAGAAAAACTGGTGGTTAAAAACAGCGTAAGCTATTTTGACAGGGCTATTAACCTGCCGGACTATCGCTTTTCGGGCCTGCAGTTTTCCACCTATAGCGAGGCCACTTATTCGCGTAAAAGCGAAAGGTTTGATTGGGTTGCCGGGCTAAATTATCTTTCAGAAAAATTCAGCGAGGATAAGAACAGCAGTTTCGCACTCCGGGACTACAGTTACAATACCATTGGCGGTTTTATACAAAACACCTGGGATGCTACCGAAAAGCTGACGATTGAAAGTGGCTTGCGCGGTGACTATCACAACAGGTATGGCTTTTTTATACTGCCCCGTATATCGGCTTTGCTGAAGATCAACTCCCATTTTTCTACACGTTTAGGGGGCGGGCTTGGTTATAAAGCGCCTACGGTATTTACCGAGGATGCCGAACGCATTCAGTTTAGGAACGTGCTGCCTATTGATGTTAAAAACACCACAGCCGAGCGCTCATACGGCGCCAGTTATGACCTGAATTACCGTACCGGTTTATTTGATGATAAGGTGAGCTTTAGCATCAATCAATTGTTTTTTTATACCCGGATAGAGAAACCCATCTTGCTTGCCTCGCTGCCGGATGGCAACCTGCAATACCAGCAACCCCGCGGCGACCTGAACACAAAGGGATTGGAAACCAATGTAAAGCTAACCTATGCCGATTTTAAGCTTTTTATAGGTTACACACTGGCAGATGTAACACAGCATACAGGCAACAACATTACTACATATCCTTTGGTATCCAAACACCGGCTTAATAATGTGCTGGTTTATGAGCTGGAGAATAAGTTGAAAATTGGTTTGGAAGCTTATTATTTTAGTCAGCAACGTTTAAATGACGGCACCACCGGCAGGGGCTACTGGACAACCGGGCTGATGGCCGAGAAGATATGGGAACGTTTTTCGCTATTTATCAACTTTGAAAACCTGACCGATACGCGGCAAACCAAATTCGACGCCATTTATACCGGGAGTATTACCAACCCGGTATTTAAGGATATTTATGTGCCGTTAGATGGTTTTGTTATTAACGGCGGAATAAAGATTAGGTTGTAA
- a CDS encoding Ig-like domain-containing protein, with amino-acid sequence MKHIYLLAITLCFPLLIKAQKRDFKIVYTSDIDRFWLAYDSVATTSDTAKQMDFIQRLYVDKATPGLNAFMKARNYNAKLWTTLINKYPKFWKSIRSNTLSIKNQVPAITSSIENFRKLYPEMRPAKMYFTIGGLRSGGTTTDDMVLVGAEIATADKNTDASELNDWLKNVFKNQQPSNLVALNVHEYVHTQQKGGDGQLLLAQVITEGAADFIAELVTRKKNNNAYMIYGRGHEQELKEKFLIEMFSGATGNWLYNGSNNPHADLGYFVGYNICQAYYGHHANKKQAIKEIIELDYTNEQQVTDFLTQSGYYTGPIDKQELLKKFEKMQPRVAGLTPEINGQEDVSPTLTELSINFSEPMGEGYSIDFGEGGKEHFPISGVAGFTEDRKSFKLKLALQSGKTYDFVITDKSFKSKAGYPLLPYTVHFKVK; translated from the coding sequence ATGAAACATATTTATCTGCTGGCCATCACTCTTTGTTTTCCCCTGTTAATTAAAGCTCAAAAGCGCGATTTCAAGATCGTTTACACATCCGACATTGACAGGTTTTGGTTAGCATATGATAGTGTTGCAACCACCAGCGATACAGCAAAGCAAATGGATTTTATCCAACGCCTTTATGTGGATAAGGCCACGCCAGGGTTAAATGCCTTTATGAAAGCCCGAAACTATAATGCAAAGTTGTGGACTACATTAATTAATAAGTATCCTAAGTTTTGGAAAAGTATCAGAAGTAATACCCTGAGTATCAAAAATCAGGTACCTGCCATTACCAGCAGTATCGAAAACTTTCGGAAGCTATATCCCGAAATGCGCCCGGCTAAAATGTACTTTACCATTGGCGGCCTGCGCTCGGGCGGTACCACTACTGATGATATGGTGCTTGTTGGTGCAGAAATTGCTACAGCCGACAAAAATACCGACGCTTCGGAATTGAATGACTGGTTAAAGAACGTATTCAAAAATCAACAGCCGTCAAATCTGGTTGCCCTTAATGTTCATGAATACGTGCACACACAACAAAAGGGTGGTGACGGGCAACTTTTGCTTGCGCAGGTAATTACAGAAGGGGCTGCCGACTTTATTGCCGAACTGGTAACCCGTAAGAAAAACAATAATGCTTACATGATTTACGGACGGGGGCATGAGCAGGAGCTCAAAGAAAAATTTCTGATTGAAATGTTTAGCGGCGCAACAGGTAACTGGTTATATAACGGTTCCAACAATCCCCATGCAGATTTGGGGTACTTTGTGGGTTATAACATTTGCCAGGCTTATTACGGGCATCATGCAAACAAAAAACAGGCAATAAAAGAGATTATTGAATTGGATTACACCAATGAACAGCAAGTTACAGACTTCCTTACACAATCCGGATACTATACGGGCCCCATTGATAAACAGGAGCTGTTAAAGAAATTTGAAAAGATGCAGCCGCGGGTAGCCGGGCTAACACCCGAAATAAACGGACAGGAAGATGTTTCGCCGACACTGACAGAACTCTCCATAAATTTTTCGGAACCAATGGGTGAGGGGTATTCTATTGATTTTGGTGAAGGCGGTAAAGAGCATTTCCCCATTTCTGGTGTAGCAGGCTTTACAGAAGATCGTAAATCATTTAAGCTCAAATTAGCTTTACAATCCGGTAAAACTTATGATTTTGTAATTACCGACAAATCGTTCAAGTCCAAAGCAGGTTATCCGCTGCTACCATATACTGTGCATTTTAAAGTAAAGTAG